TATGGCCGCAGCAACAAGAGCCGGTTCTATATCAAGTGAAGTAGGTTTAAGAGTATCTGAATGTCTCTCAATAAAACCGGTATCAATAGTGCCCTCTTTAAATTCATTGTTAGCCATCACGCGTAATAAAAAACCGATGTTTGTCTTGACGCCCAGAACAACAAATTCCTTTAGCGCAGAAATCATTTTGCTGATAGCGACTTCTCTTGTTTCACCCCATACTATGAGCTTTGAAATCATAGGATCGTAAAATGGGGTAATTTCAGAACCACTGTAGATCGATGAGTCATTCCTAATACCCGGACCATTCGGCGCCCTGAAATAGACTATTTTGCCGGGTGAAGGTATGAAGTTCATCTCAGGATCTTCGGCATAAACTCTACACTCGATCGCATGCCCTTTCATTGTGATGTTCTTTTGTTTAAAAGGCAGCTTCTCTCCGTTGGCTATTCTTATCATCCATTTAACGATGTCGAATCCAGTAACCATTTCGGTAACTGGATGTTCAACCTGTATTCTCGTATTCATCTCTAGGAAATAGAAATTTCCCTTCTGATCCAATATAAATTCGACAGTTCCAGCTCCGTGGTAAGAAACTGCCTCTGAGATTTTAACTGCTACTTCCCCCATCTTTTTTCTGGTCTTAGCATTAATGGCTGGAGAAGGAGTTTCTTCAATCACCTTTTGATGCCTTCTTTGTATGGAACATTCTCGTTCGAACAAATGTAGTATGTTTCCGTGCAAGTCACCTATAACCTGAATCTCAACGTGGCGCGGTTGCTCGACAAATTTTTCAATGTAGACTGAATCATCGCCGAATGATGAACGGGCCTCGCTTCTGGCCATACGTAATGAGCTTTTGAAATCATCTTCCTTCAAAACAAGCCTCATTCCCTTTCCACCGCCACCGGCCGAGGCTTTTATCATAATTGGATAACCAATTTTCTTGGCTATTACCCCTGCTTCCACATCACTCACAGCACCCTCAGATCCCGGTGCTAGCGGTACACCCGTCTCCTGGGCAATTTTTCTAGCGGTTACTTTATCTCCCATTAGTCGGATAGATTTTGATGAGGGGCCAATAAATACAATCCCTTCTTTTTCACACATCTCTGCAAAGGTCTCATTTTCGGCCAGAAACCCGAATCCTGGATGAATGGCTTCGGCCTTTGAAGTTTTTGCGATTTCTATTATTTTTTCCTTAACTAGGTAGCTCGCACTGGGTGCTGAAGGACCTACGTGATAGGCTTCATCTGCTAGTGCGACATGGAGTGAGGTTCTATCTGCATCGGAATAGATTGCAACCGTTTTTACTCCAAGCTCATTGCAAGCCCGTATAATACGTACTGCGATTTCCCCTCTATTGGAAATCAGTATTTTATTGAACATTTATCTTCTCCAATAAGTCCTTGACCACTAAGACGATGAGATACGAAGCGAGAGTTTAGGAATTAGAATACAAAAGTCAGGAGTCAGAAGCAATTTTTCTTCTGGATACCGTCTTCTGACTTCTAAAATTGACTTTCAAACTCCTATTACTCCTTTGTGCCTTAGTGTCTTGGTGGCTACTTTCACTATAATGGAATATTTCCGTGTTTTTTTGGTGGATTTGTCTGTCTTTTAGCTTCAAGCATCTCAAACGCCCTTATCACCCTTGGTCTTGTATCTTCGGGCCTGATAACTTCATCGATAAAGCCAAGGTCGGCAGCTCTATAAGGATTAGCGAACCTTTCTCTATACTCTTCGGTAAGTCTCACTCTCTCCGCTTCAGGGTCCTCGGCCTGTTCTATTTCCTTCCTTGCGATTATGTTCACAGCTCCCTCCGGGCCCATTACAGCTATCTCTGCGGTGGGATAAGCAAAATTAATGTCGGCCCTTACATGTTTGGAGGACATGACGTCATACGCGCCGCCATAGGCCTTTCTCGTAATAACGGTGACCCTTGGTACAGTTGCTTCGCAATATGCATATAGAAGCTTAGCCCCGTGTTTGATAATACCTCCCCATTCCTGGGCCGTACCGGGAAGAAATCCAGGTACGTCAACAAAGGTAAGAATGGGAATGTTAAAACAATCACAGAATCTCACGAACCTTCCACCCTTCACGGACGCATTAATATCAAGACATCCGGCGAGCACATTTGGCTGGTTGCCTACAATTCCCACAACCCTGCCATCCAGTCTAGCAAATCCGATATTTATATTTTGGGCAAAATGTTCTTGAACCTCGAAGAAATAACCATGGTCTACGATAAGCCTGATAACATCTTTGATATCGTAGGGTTTGTTGGGATTTTCTGGGACTATACCCCTCAGGCTCATTTCACGTCGTTCAATGGGATCGTCTGTTGAAATTCTTGGTGAATCTTCCATGTTGTTGGAGGGTAAGAAGCTTAGTAGCTCCTTGATGAGTAAAATACAGTCCTTATCGTTCTGTGCTGCAAAGTGGGCTACGCCGCTAGTTGAATTATGAACCATGGCGCCACCAAGTTCCTCTCTGGTTACCTCCTCATGGGTGACGGCTCTAATGACGTCGGGACCGGTTATGAACATATAACTGGTGTCTTTCGACATAATTATAAAATCGGTCATAGCTGGAGAGTATACAGCACCACCTGCGCAGGGTCCCATTATGGCCGAGATTTGAGGAATAACACCCGAGGCGAGTACATTCCTTAAAAATATGTGGGCGTAGCCTGCAAGGCTTTCAACACCCTCCTGAATCCTTGCACCACCAGAATCGTTTAAACCGATTACCGGGGCTCCGACCTGTGTGGCAAGGTCCATAATTTTTGCGATCTTGTTTGCGTAGACCATTCCTAGAGATCCGCCAAAAACAGTAAAATCCTGTGCAAATACAAATACCTGTCGCCCATCTATCTTTCCGTACCCCGTTATTACACCATCTCCAAGTATTTTGTTTTTATCCATATTGAAATCTGTGCATCTATGAACGACAAACTTGTCTAGTTCCACAAATGTGCCTTTATCGAGCAGAAGATTAACTCTCTCTCTAGCTGTGAGCTTCCCCATTTCGTGTTGCTTTTGGATTCTAGCTTTTCCTCCACCCTGTTCTGCTTCCTTTTCCTTATGCTCCAGAATTTCAATCTTATCCTTCATGTTTTACTCCTTCACTGATCTATAGGATCGGGGAAATTACACTTGGGTAAGGAAGACAGCAATTTGGGTGTTGAACTGTGTTTCGTCGGGCCTGTTGTAGTAAGAATTATCATTTAAATTCAGAAAACAATTTACGTTTGAGATTTTGTAAGTTTTAGGGATATAATTAGAATCCAAACCCCTTCTCCATCTCAAAAAAGCGGAATCAACTATACCAGAAAAATTCCCTTAATCAAAGTCGTAGTTAGCCACTAAGGCACTAAGGCACAAAGGAGGAACATGAGTTTTAAAAACGTAGATTTGGAAGTCAGAATTCAGAATCCAGAAGAATAAATACTTCTGACTCCTGACTTCTGCATTTTAACTCTATGAATTCGAACTTTGTGTCTTAGAGTCTTTGTGGCAACTCAGTTGTTATTTTTTCCCAAACTTCTTCAACCTGTTTTCTACTTTCTCCTAAACTCCCCGAGTTATCGATAACATGTGTTGCATGTTTAGTTTTTTCAGATATTGGCATCTGGGATTTTATTCTTGAGAGCGCTTCATCTCTTCGGAGTCCGTCTCTTTTCATTATTCTTTCAACCTGAGTTTCTTCATCAGTGACAACTACTATCAATTCATCAATAAGATTTAACAGACCTCCTTTTTCAACTATGAGAGCCGCTTCAACAATTACCAGATTTCCATTTTCTTTCTTATACTTATCGATTAACTCTTTTAGTTTTGTCATTATCCTGGGGTGGGTGATCCGATTTAGTTGCTCTCTCTTCGTATCATCATTGAAGACAATTTCCCCTAATTTTTTTCTATTAATTGAGCCATCGGTATTTAAGATATTGTTTCCGAATTCTTCTATGATCTCTTTCCAGGCAATCTCGCCGGGTTCCACGACTTCCCTTGCAATCTTGTCGGCGTCAATTACCTTTGCCCCTAGTTGTTTAAAAATATTTGCTACCTCGGTCTTTCCAGATGCGATATTTCCAGTAAGTCCTATTATCTTCATCTCTAGGGTATTCTAATTTGCGTATTAGTTTGTTTCAAATAAAGATAATTTGACATAAGTTAGACAATGAAGTCTCTAGATTTGAAGTGTTAGCCCATTATAAATAGCGCATTAGGGTTGATATTCTATTAATTGAGGTGAAGGCTCAATATGTATAATATAGTAGAATCTTAAGCATGTAGTTAATTTGAATCACCAAAAATATCCACGGCATTCTTGAAGTACCATTGCAGTAATGTGGGTAAATAAATATGGTGTAAATGTCATGTTTAATTAGAAGTGAAGAATATGAAAATTGCAATCATTTCAGACATTCACGACAATGTGTGGAATTTGGGAGCTGCAGTCGAAAAAATTCAGGGTGCTGACGCTCTCATTTGCTGCGGGGATTTGTGCTCCCCGTTCATAGTGGACTTGATGGCCGATGGCTTTCCAAAGCAAATCCATATAGTGTTCGGAAATAATGATGGCGATCAATACCGCATCACCAACAACGCAATTAAGTATGGTGGCCGCGTAATAATTCATGGTGAATTTGCAGAGCTCAAGCTAGGTGGAAAGCGTCTTGCAGTAAATCATTATCCAAATATTGCAAGATCAATTGCTGAGTCGGGAGATTATGATGTGGTGTGCTTTGGCCATAACCATATTTATAGAGTTCAACATGTTAATAAAACCCTTTTGATTAATCCTGGAGCTATAATGGGATACGACGGGGTGAACAAAAAGGACATTCCCTCGACATTCGTTGTCTACGATACCGTAAGTGATGAGTTTAAGGGGTACGAGGTTAGGTCAAAAGATGATGCGAAAGCCATCTCAAAAATTGTAGTTGAGATCGACGAGACTTCCTAGCTTTGCAAGTAAAGTATTGACCTATTATGTGTATCTATCCATACTTATGAATATTAAAATAAAGTTTAACACATGGGACGGCAATGGAAGATCTGTTAACCATAGATGAAGTGTCGAAACGACTCAAGATTAGTAAGGCTACTGTGAGACGGCATATTAGAGAAGGAAAACTTAAGGCGTATAAAATAGGTAGAGTCGTACGTATCTCTTCTGATGATTTAAAGAGAATCATCAGTCCTATAGATGAAGTAAATAGATCAAAGAAAACCCTAGATTGGTTTGACGGGTGTCAGAGGTTATGTAGAGAAATAAAGGAAAGACACCATAGTTCCTTATTAGAGGATTCAACTGAAACCATTCGGGATCTTAGACACGTGAGGACGATTAGTTAATAGTTCATGGACAAAGTCTGTATTGATGCAAGCCTAGCTCTCAAGTGGGTATTGCCTGAAATATATACAAACAGGGCGCAAGAAGTCCTTCGCAATTGGCTGCTTGAAGGGGTTTCTCTAGTTGCACCGACACTTTTTATCTATGAAATAGCCTCCGCTTTGAGAAATAAAGTGCATAGGCAAGTCATTACACTGAAGGAAGGGTTTTCAGCTCTGAATCAAATCAGGAGCGGAAACATTGAATTGATATATCAACCAGAATTAGTTGAAATGGGATGGGCCATATCTGAGCGATTAGGACTGCCGACTGCTTATGATTCATTTTATCTAGCCCTTGCAGAACACGAAGGCTGTGAGTTCTGGACGGCTGATGAGAACCTGGTAAACATATTGGAGAACAATAAAATAAAATGGGCGAGGTGGATAGGGGGTTCTTAAATCGAAAACTAAGGTTTTCCGTTACGGCTTTAGGCACTTGAGATATGTGCGACTGCCTTCTTTAATCTTTCGATAACTTTGTCCTTTCCGAGTATTTCCATGACCTCAAAAATCCCTGGGCTTACCGCACCACCTGTTAGTGCTACCCTCGTAGGTTGAGCGACGTTTACAAGTTTGAGCCCGCTTTCATCAATTATTTCTTGAAAAATCCTTTGTAATTGTTCGATAGTAAATTCATCTAGTTTGGATAGCCTATTTATGAGCTTTTCAAATATTGGCAGCGATTCTGTGGTCAGAAATCTATTTTTTGCCTTATCGTCGAATTTAATTTCATCGTTGAAAAAATAATCTGCTGAGTTTACTATGTCTACGAGTGTCTTCGCTCTTTCCCTAAGATTCTCGACTATCTTTATTAATTTGGAATCCATTTTTACTCGGAACCCCTTATCCTGAAGTAGCGGAATTACAAGTTCTGCGACCTCACTGGCTGGTTTATTCCTTATGTACCAGCCGTTCAACCAAATAAGCTTTTCCGGGTTGAATACCGCGGGAGATTTGCCGACATTGTCAAGGGTGAATTTCTCAATCAATTCATCCTTAGAGAAGATCTCCTGATCCCCATAGGACCAACCCAAGCGGGCGAGATAATTTATTAAGGCCTCCGGCAGGTAACCGCTTTCTCTGTACGCTATCACCGAGGTAGCGCCGTGCCTTTTGCTAAGCTTTGCTTTATCTGAACCCAGTATTGTGGATACATGGGCAATTTTCGGGACATCATACGAGAAAGCTCCATATATTAAAACCTGCTTAGGTGTGTTTGGTAGATGATCGTCTCCTCTGATTATATGAGATATCTCCATCTCAGCATCATCAACTACTACCGCAAAGTTATACGTCGGGAACCCATCGGTTTTTTGGATTATAAAGTCGTCAATTTCTTTGGCGTCGAAGATTATCGTTCCCCTTATAAGGTCATCCACCTCTATTGAGCCCCAGTCGGGTGTCATGAGTCGAATGGCGTAAGGTTTGTTTTCAGGATGGGATCTTAGTTTTCTACAGGTGCCTTCATATCTATAAATCCTTCCCTGCTTTTGAGCTTCTTTTCTTCTCGACTCAATATCTTCAGCGGTACAATAGCATCTATATGCATTTCCACTCTCTATCAGTTTTTGAGCGTGGTCTTGATAAATAGCAATTCTATCCGACTGTCTGTACGGACCTTCATCCCAGTCCAGACCTAGCCATGACATAGCATCCAGTATCTCAGTAATGGATTCTTCCGTTGAACGGCTGCGATCGGTGTCCTCAATCCTGAGAATAAATTTACCCCCGAAGTGCCTTGCAAATAGCCAGTTGAATATTGCTGTTCTGGCGCCCCCAATATGCAGGGAGCCAGTAGGGCTTGGAGCAAATCTGGTTCTCACTTTCATGGGATTCAAGGTAAATTAGAGTTTATGATGAGTCAAAATATTTAATTGTATGTCCCGGATTTTGATAGCGCGATAGAGACGCCCCTTCTGGGTGTCTTCACATTATTTCTCCGTGACATGATTGAGGATTTTGTCCAGTTTACTTGTCCTTTCAAGCGCAGCGAGTTGATCGTATCCGCCAATAACTTTATCGTCTATTATGATGATCGGTACTGTTCTCCAACTAAACTGTTCCATTACTCGCCTTTTCAATTCATGGTCATGCGTAACATCGATTTTTTTATAGTCGACCTTCTTTTTGTCAAGAAGCGCCTCTGCCGCCCGACAATATGGACAGTAAGTAGTTGTGTAAACTTCAACCTTGCTCAATCTATAATTCCCCTAATGTATCTACTTTTAAGTTAATATGATGCTTGGTTTTTAAATGAGTTTCAAGTATCATTGAAAGTTACTCAAATACAGGTCACATGTTTTAAAAACGAGTTATAAGAACTCATAATCCACTCTGATGGTTAGATTTTTTCCAAGAGAAGAGAAGTTTTTTGTTTATTTTAACGAGGCTTCCGAGAAAATCCTTGCGGGTATAAAACTTTTTAAGGAAATGATGCAAGATCTATCGACTGCAGCCGACAAGACGAAGAAGATAAAGGAAGTTGAACATGAAGCTGACCGTATAACCCATGAGACAATTTCCAAATTGCATCAAACATTCATAACCCCGATTGATCGTGAATTTATACATTCCCTAATAACCAGGATGGATGATATTCTTGACCTTATTTATGCTGCATCGGAAAGGGTCTTCTTATATAAAATAACGACATCAACTGCCCATGCGCTCTCCTTAATCGATACACTGGAAAGGGCCATTATAGAAGTGGCAAAGGGAGTAGAAGGGCTCAGTAACCTAAAGAACTCTAAATCGATTCTAAACATCTGTATCGAGATCCATAGCCTTGAAAATGAGGGCGATAGGGTCTTTAGGATCGCCCTGTCAGACCTGTTTAATTCTAATTTTGATCCCACTGAAATAATTAAGTGGAAGGATATCTACGAGACGTTTGAAGATGCGATTGACAAATGTGAGGATGTAGCAAACATCTTGGAAGGAATAGTCCTCGAGAATGCATGACACCCTCTTATTGACGGTCGTAGTTATAGTAATAGCGCTTTTATTCGACTTTACTAATGGTTGGAACGACGCTGCAAATTCGATAGCAACCGTGGTGTCAACAAGGGTTCTTTCGCCTCTCCAAGCAGTTCTGTTCGGTGCTACATTAAATTTTCTAGGAGCGTATTTAAGCACAAAAGTTGCGAAGACAATCGGTGGAGATATTACCGATCCCAAAACTATAACTCAGACGGTAATTCTTTCGGCGATGATAACTGCTTCCGGCTGGACGGTGATTATGACTAGAGTGGGGCTTCCCATAAGCGCATCGCATGCTTTAATAGGCGGAATAATTGGGGCTACAATCTCATTTAAGGGTATTGCCGCTCTTCAGATAGCCGGGGTAACCAAAATCCTGATTGCGCTTGTTGCATCGCCAATCTTTGGTTTTAGCATTGGGTTCCTATTAATGTTCCTTATCATCTGGCTATTTCATCGCCTTTCACCAACATCAATTAACAGGACTTTTGGAAAACTTCAGATTTTATCCGCTGGTTTCATGGCTATCAGTCATGGCACCAATGATGCTCAGAAGACGATGGGTGTGATTACGATGACCCTTGTCACCGGAGGCTACCTCGATACTGTAGAGGTTCCAATCTGGGTAATCAGTGCTTGTGCAATCGTGATGGGACTCGGTACCGCGTTTGGTGGATGGAAGGTTATTAAAACCCTTGGTGTAAACCTTCTCAAGATTAAGCCGGTTCAGGGATTTGCTGCAGAAACCTCCGCATCTGTAGTCATGCTTGGTGCGGCGTCGCTGGGTGTCCCCGTAAGTACGACACATGTGATTGCATCTTCGATTATGGGGGTTGGATCGACAACGAGATTTTCAGCCGTCAGATGGGGAATAGCCAGGGATATTGTTATGGCGTGGATTTTTACACTCCCGGTTTGTGCCTTAGTCGCAGGTATACTTTTCCAGTTAATCAATCTAATTTCTTAGATATAAGTCAAGCGGGAGTTCAAGAAGATAACAACTTGTCACTTTATGAGTAAGCGGTTCGTGATATTAACGACTTTTATTTTTTTGTTTAATTCTTGCTCAATTGCGAAATTTGCAAAGTACTATGCCGGCGCCGATTCCTCTTCCGGTAGTCTCAATGGATTGTATTATGAAAAAGAGGATACCGCCTACATAATTGGCAGTTTACCCGACACTTGGAAAAGAATAGAGATAAAGGGCGGCGACTTGGCATATTGGAACCCGCAAGATGAATCGACTATTACTGTAAATTCGACTTGTGACAAGAATAAGATCAAATATAATCTAAAGGCCCTTTCTAATACCCTGGTAATCGGGATAGATGATAAGAAATTGATAGAAAGCAGCGAGCCGAACGTAAGCGGTGTGATTTCTCTTAAAAGAATCTATGAAGGAAAGCTCTCTGGTGTTCCCATAAAAATCAGCACCGTAGTATTAAAAAAGGGTGACTGTATTTACGACATAGCATATTCATCAGCGCGAGATAATTTTGATAGCTGGTTTGGAGAGTTCAATGAGTTCGTTTCACAATTTAAAATAATGAGCTGATTTAAATGAAGGAAATTATATTAGATATTGGCGGGTATTTTCTTTCTATACTTGAACGTGTTGGAGATGTTGTAATCCTGTTTTATAGGACATTATACACAAGTATTAGCCCTCCGTTTAACTTTCGGCTTGTAGTACAACAGTTGGATGAAATTGGATTTAAATCAACTCCTATAGTAGTGGTCTCTTCTATAGCAATAGGAATGGTTATGGTTGTTCAGCTCGCTTGGGGATTCGCATTTTTTGGCGCGAAGGGTGTAATAGGGCCCATTGTCACTCTCGCATTCGTTAGGGAATTGGGTCCTGTACTAGCCTCTCTTTTGGTAGGTGGCAGGGTTGGTTCAGGAATAACTGCTGAAATTGGATCCATGCAGGTGACAGAGCAAATTGATGCTATCAGAACATTGGGCGCCGATCCGATAAAGAAACTTGTTGTTCCAAGATTTATTGCTGCTGCGATTTCCTTTCCATTTCTTGCGGTAATTGCCGACCTTTCCGGTATTATCGGTGCGATGATCATGGCCGACGTTGAGTTAGGAGTCAAGCCGAGGCTATTTATATCAAGTATGGAAGGGTTTATAACCCTGACCGACTTTTTCAGCGGGATTTTGAAAACCGTGTTTTTTGGAATACTAGTTTCCATAATTGGTTGCTATGTGGGAATGACTACAGAGGGGGGAACAGAAGGAGTTGGGAGAGCTACAACTTTAACTGTGGTTATCTCGATGGTACTCATCATTGTAGGCGATTTTTTCCTCACAAAACTGTTTTTGATTCTGTAATCGTTTTTTCAGTTATATGCGATGCATTATATCGTCATTAAACCGGTAAATTCTTTCCGGTCGGCGAGATTGTTTTCCTCCGACATAACATTTGTAAATTTCTGCTTACCAACTTTAACCTCATTTGACAAAGGATTTTAAATCAAGAAAATTAGCTTGACGTTTGATGCCGAATTTACTAAAAAACCCATCGGGTGAACCTTATTTTCAGGCCGGGTCGGGAACGGCTTCATATTCTGAAGATTTAGGTCCATGGATCCTATTTGCGACAATTCTTGGGACCAGCATGGCCTTCATTGATAGTACTGCAATAAATGTGGCACTGCCAGTAATACAGAGGGATCTTCATGCAACTCTGGCAGGGGTCCAGTGGATGGTTGAGGCATATGCGCTTTTTATTGCTTCACTTATTTTGGTAGGAGGAACCCTGGGCGATTACTTTGGTCGGCGGCGTATTTTTGCTATTGGAATTATTGTTTTTACCATATCATCAATCTGGTGTGGTTTCGCACCTAATACAGCACAGCTTATTGTAGGAAGAGCAATGCAGGGTGTTGGGGGAGCGCTACTGGTACCAGGGAGTCTCTCTATCATCAACTCATCATTCAGTGATGGAAAGAGGGGACGAGCCATAGGTACCTGGTCAGCTTTCACTGCCATTACGGCTGGGTTGGGTCCTGTGTTAGGTGGGTGGTTGGTTGAGAACTTTTCATGGCGTTGGGTCTTTTTTATAAATGTCCCTATTGCGTGTGTTGTATTGGTAGTCTTATTTTCAAGAGTCCCTGAGAGCCGTAATGATGATGAAGGTTTAAGATTAGATTGGCTTGGTGCAGTCCTGACCACGATTGGACTTGGAGGGGTTGTTTATGGACTTATTGAGTCTTCTAGTATGGGTTTTGGTAACCCCTTCGTCATCGCTGCTTTAGTGGTCGGTACAGTTTGTTTAATGCTATTCGTAATTGTCGAGCGATATAACAAATCTCCTATGATGACTCTTCATCTGTTTCGATCTCGAACTTTCAGTGCGGCAAATGTAATTACATTTTTAATGTACGCTGCTATGGGCGGGGCACTATTCTTCGTTCCATTCAATCTGATTCAGGTGCAGGGATACACGGCAACCGGCGCAGGAGCTGTGTGGATACCTTTTGTATTGTTGATATTTTTACTGTCCAGATGGGCCGGTGGGTTGGCAAGTAAACATGGTGGGAAAATACCACTTGTCGTAGGTGGTACAATAATTGCACTCGGCTATGTGCTTTTCGCATTACCTGGAATTGGAGGAAGTTATTGGTTGACTTATTTCCCCGCAATTTTCGTTTTGGGATTAGGTGCTGGTTTTAGTGTGGCTCCACTGTCTACAGTTGTGATGGAAGCAGTTGATGTAAGACAATCCGGACTTGCTTCGGGTATTAACAACGCTGTATCAAGAATTTCCGGACTGCTATCAATTGCAGTACTGGGAATATTTGCTTTACAGTCATTCAACAAGGGGCTCGATGAGAGAATTGTCGACATCAGCCTAACGCCCTATGCGATTGAGTATCTCGATTCAGAGAGAATCAAACTTGCGGCAGCCGAGATACCTCCGGGGCTTTCTGCGCAATCGAGTTTAGCATTAAAAAGGGCCATTGCGGAATCTTTTGTTGATGCTTTTCGTGTTATCATGTTTATTTCCACCGGGCTTGCGATGGCAGCCGTTCTAACTGCTTTGATTTTTATCGATGGAGGTAGTAGGGAACAGAAAATAATAACGGATAATCCTTACTCGTAGTAAACTCAAATTATCAGCGTTTGGTAATTGCGTTTTAGTATGTGATTGCAGATAGACAGGTGACTAAGAATATTTTAAGATCACGTAAAATGGCCTTACAGGAGGTGTTTTATGCTAAATAAATTTTTTCGAACAGAGGATGATTCTGCTTTACTCGTTGCGAGGTTAGCTTTGGGGATTGTTTTTTTACCGCATGGTTTACAGAAGACTTTAGGCTTGTTTGGGGGAGCAGGGTTTTCTGGAACGATGGGATTTTTCACACAACAAGGGTTGCCGTCAATTATTGCATTTCTTGTTATAATTGCTGAGTCGTTTGGCGCGCTTGGACTCATTATAGGTTTTTTGAGCAGGCTTGCAGCGTTTGGGATTTGTTTGAATATGCTAGGTGCTATTTTAATGGTTCATTTACCCAATGGATTCTTCATGAACTGGTTTGGCACACAAAAGGGAGAGGGTTTTGAATACCATATTTTAGCAATTGGCTTGGCGTTAGTTGTTTTGATTGGTGGCGGAGGTAAGTGGTCTGTGGATAGGCTTTTACTCAAAGATTGAAGTTCTTGTATATCGGTGTTGCTGTCCTCCCCGTTGTTGCGAACACTTCGATACGGTGCGTTTAAACTCCGTGAAGCAATCCCGATATCATTTATGGTAGCGGAGGACTTTAGTCCTCCATTCTTTTATATAATTTATAGCGACGCGAAGATTGCCGTTACATGCAGAAATAGGTTAAGGAGACTATCATCGGAAGTAATGATAGGAGCCTTCATTAATCCCTCTACTTGGATTATAATGTCCCCAATTTTCAAGGTGCGTGCATAACCCCTATCAAATCATTCCTATAGTTCGGGTGTAGATTCATTGAGAGGGAACTTTATGACTATTTATAACCTCGTTAGCTTTGTTGGTTTATTTGTACTGCTTGGTGTCGCATGGCTAATGTCCACCGATAGAAGGAATATAAACTTCCGAGTAATTATATGGGGCTTAGTATTACAGATTGCTTTTGCCACTTTCATTTTCGTAATCCCGGCGGGTACAAGTTTTTTCTTATTCATTAACGATTCTGTCGTAAGGGTTCTTGATTCGGCTTCGGCTGGAGCGAAGTTTCTTTTTGGCAGGCTGTCCCTATCTCCCGGAGAGGTGAACGAGCATGGAGAATCCTCATTGGGTTTTTTTCTAGCGTTTCAGGTTTTTCCTGCCATAATATTCTTTTCGGCCCTGATGTCAATTTTATATTATTATAAAATCATGCCGACTGTGATTAGGGGTTTTTCTTACGTGT
The Thermodesulfobacteriota bacterium DNA segment above includes these coding regions:
- a CDS encoding anion permease; this encodes MHDTLLLTVVVIVIALLFDFTNGWNDAANSIATVVSTRVLSPLQAVLFGATLNFLGAYLSTKVAKTIGGDITDPKTITQTVILSAMITASGWTVIMTRVGLPISASHALIGGIIGATISFKGIAALQIAGVTKILIALVASPIFGFSIGFLLMFLIIWLFHRLSPTSINRTFGKLQILSAGFMAISHGTNDAQKTMGVITMTLVTGGYLDTVEVPIWVISACAIVMGLGTAFGGWKVIKTLGVNLLKIKPVQGFAAETSASVVMLGAASLGVPVSTTHVIASSIMGVGSTTRFSAVRWGIARDIVMAWIFTLPVCALVAGILFQLINLIS
- the gltX gene encoding glutamate--tRNA ligase, whose amino-acid sequence is MKVRTRFAPSPTGSLHIGGARTAIFNWLFARHFGGKFILRIEDTDRSRSTEESITEILDAMSWLGLDWDEGPYRQSDRIAIYQDHAQKLIESGNAYRCYCTAEDIESRRKEAQKQGRIYRYEGTCRKLRSHPENKPYAIRLMTPDWGSIEVDDLIRGTIIFDAKEIDDFIIQKTDGFPTYNFAVVVDDAEMEISHIIRGDDHLPNTPKQVLIYGAFSYDVPKIAHVSTILGSDKAKLSKRHGATSVIAYRESGYLPEALINYLARLGWSYGDQEIFSKDELIEKFTLDNVGKSPAVFNPEKLIWLNGWYIRNKPASEVAELVIPLLQDKGFRVKMDSKLIKIVENLRERAKTLVDIVNSADYFFNDEIKFDDKAKNRFLTTESLPIFEKLINRLSKLDEFTIEQLQRIFQEIIDESGLKLVNVAQPTRVALTGGAVSPGIFEVMEILGKDKVIERLKKAVAHISSA
- a CDS encoding ABC transporter permease; this translates as MKEIILDIGGYFLSILERVGDVVILFYRTLYTSISPPFNFRLVVQQLDEIGFKSTPIVVVSSIAIGMVMVVQLAWGFAFFGAKGVIGPIVTLAFVRELGPVLASLLVGGRVGSGITAEIGSMQVTEQIDAIRTLGADPIKKLVVPRFIAAAISFPFLAVIADLSGIIGAMIMADVELGVKPRLFISSMEGFITLTDFFSGILKTVFFGILVSIIGCYVGMTTEGGTEGVGRATTLTVVISMVLIIVGDFFLTKLFLIL
- a CDS encoding glutaredoxin domain-containing protein, which encodes MSKVEVYTTTYCPYCRAAEALLDKKKVDYKKIDVTHDHELKRRVMEQFSWRTVPIIIIDDKVIGGYDQLAALERTSKLDKILNHVTEK
- a CDS encoding DUF47 family protein, which translates into the protein MVRFFPREEKFFVYFNEASEKILAGIKLFKEMMQDLSTAADKTKKIKEVEHEADRITHETISKLHQTFITPIDREFIHSLITRMDDILDLIYAASERVFLYKITTSTAHALSLIDTLERAIIEVAKGVEGLSNLKNSKSILNICIEIHSLENEGDRVFRIALSDLFNSNFDPTEIIKWKDIYETFEDAIDKCEDVANILEGIVLENA
- a CDS encoding MFS transporter yields the protein MPNLLKNPSGEPYFQAGSGTASYSEDLGPWILFATILGTSMAFIDSTAINVALPVIQRDLHATLAGVQWMVEAYALFIASLILVGGTLGDYFGRRRIFAIGIIVFTISSIWCGFAPNTAQLIVGRAMQGVGGALLVPGSLSIINSSFSDGKRGRAIGTWSAFTAITAGLGPVLGGWLVENFSWRWVFFINVPIACVVLVVLFSRVPESRNDDEGLRLDWLGAVLTTIGLGGVVYGLIESSSMGFGNPFVIAALVVGTVCLMLFVIVERYNKSPMMTLHLFRSRTFSAANVITFLMYAAMGGALFFVPFNLIQVQGYTATGAGAVWIPFVLLIFLLSRWAGGLASKHGGKIPLVVGGTIIALGYVLFALPGIGGSYWLTYFPAIFVLGLGAGFSVAPLSTVVMEAVDVRQSGLASGINNAVSRISGLLSIAVLGIFALQSFNKGLDERIVDISLTPYAIEYLDSERIKLAAAEIPPGLSAQSSLALKRAIAESFVDAFRVIMFISTGLAMAAVLTALIFIDGGSREQKIITDNPYS